The following is a genomic window from Meiothermus sp. QL-1.
ATTACCCGCATGAGCCCTGCCAGGCCCGAGGTGCCCACCACGATTACCACCGGAAAGGCGTGCCAAAGCACGTTGGTTACCCGCGCCCACAGAGGCGACTCGGTGTAGGGCAGCCGCTCGGGCAAAGAGGGCCCCTGCAACAAGGGGGCCAGGAGCAAAAGCGCGCTCATACCAAAAAGCACAAGCCCCAGCCAGATGCCAAAGGTGGCGGCCTGCCTCCGGCGGGCGCGCCACCAGAAAAGGCCCCCATACACCAGGGCCCCCAAAAGAGCAAAGGGAAAGAGCACTTGGGCAGCCCGGGTCATATTCCCCAAGTGCAGAAACTCATTGGTCATACCCCCGATGGGCAGCAGGCGCATGTCTGTGAGGTCGTTGAGCCAGACCGCCAAGAAGAGCATGATGAGGCCAAAGAAGAAGTTGGGGATGGCCAGCCCCAAAAAGGCCAGGACGGTGAAGATGCGGTCGGGCCAGGTGTACTTGTAGATGGCCGAATAAACCCCGATGGGGATGGCAATCAGGTAAATCATCAAGGTGGCCAGCACCACCAGCACCATCGAGTTCAGGATGCGCGGGCCAATCACGTTCCACACATCGGTCTTGTAGGAAAGGGAAAGACCCAGATAGCCCTGCAGAATCCCCGAGAGCCACTTGGCGTACTGCACCGGCAGGGGCTGGTCGAGGCCGAGCTGCTGGCGCAGTCTGGCGATGGACTCGCGGTCCTGGGTGGGGTCGAGCTCGAGCCGGGTCACAAAGTCGCCCGGGGCAAGCTGAATCACCAGGAAAGCCAACAAAGTGGCCCCAAAGAAGGTGGGAACAAGCTGGAGCAGCCTTCGCAGCACGTAGTCGAACATGTTTCCTCAGCATAAAGGCAAGGGGTGGGTGGCCACCCCTTGCCCCCGGGTACTCCTACTCCTTAGCAAAGACGGTCTCGATGTAGGGCGCCTGGCCCACGATGGAGTTGATCTGCTCCCTGGGGAACATGCCGCCCAGGCGGGTCAGGCGGGCCGGGTTGTAGGCCGGGGCCACGGTGTAGATGATGGGCAGGTTCTCGGCCACCACCCTCTGGAACTGCACGTAGATCTGGCGGCGCTGGGCCTGGTCCAGGGTGGTTGCCCCCCGCCGCATCAGGTTGTCAATCAGCACCTCGAAGGGTTCCACATTGGCCGGGCGCTTGCCGCCCACCCCCAGGTTCCACATGTGCAGGCTGCCGTCCAGCTCCCAGACGTTGCGGCTAAAGGCCGGCTCGATGCCGCCCGTAAGGCCGATCAGGATGGCGTCGAACTCGCGGGTACCATCGGCTGCGGGGCTGGTGAGCTGGCGCACCAACTCGTTGAAGTCGATGGGCCGGTACTCCACCTTGACCCCAATCTTGCGGGCCTCGTCGCGGAAGATCTGGGCAATGCGCTCCCGCACGGTGTTGCCCTGGTTGGTGAACAGGTTGAACTCCAGCACCCGCCCCTCGCTGTTCACCAGCCACCCGTCGCGGTTGCGCGTGCGGAAGCCCAGCTCGGCCAGAAGCTGCTGTGCCCGCTGCGGGTTGAACTCGTACTTGGGCACATCATCGGTGAAGAAGGCCTTGTTGGGGATGGAGATGGGGCTCCACTGGGGCTGGCCCAGCCCACCCAGGGCCACCTCGATCATGGACTTCTTGTCCATCAGGTGGGCCATAGCCCGGCGGAACTTGACCTGGCGGAACAGGTTTGCCTTGAAGGGGTCCTTGTTGTTCCAGTTGAAGACGATGAAGTTGGTCCCCAGGGTGACGTCCACGTTGGGGAAGATCTCGGCCCGCAAGCGCCCGGCCCGGATGCGCTCCAGCACCTGGGCCACCTGGTCGGCGTTGGCCGCCGCGAAGGTGTCAGCATCCCCGGCCAGGAAGCGGGCGAGCTGGGCGTTCAGGTCGGGCACGATCTGCACCGTGTAGCGCTCGAGGTAGGCCACGGGGTTGTTGCGCTCATCCACCCCCCAGTAGTTGGGGTTGCGCACCAGCACCACCCGCTCGCCCTTTACGTAGCTTTCCAGCCGGAAGGGGCCCCCGGAGACGATCTGCGCTGGCGGGGTGTCCAGGTTCCAAAGGGTCTGGAGCCGCTGCACCCCCGCCCGGTAGGCCGGCTCAAAGATGTGCCGCGGCACGATGTACCAGCCCTGGATCAGGGCCGGGGCATAGGGCTTGGGGAAGTCGGCCCGCACCGTGTACTGGTCCACTTTGGTCCAGCGGATGGGCTGGCCGTCCAGGATGAAGCTGCTGCGGGAGTTGGAGTTGACCTGGGGGTCAGCATGAACGGTGGCGCTGAAGATCACGTCATCGGCGGTGATGGGCTGGCCATCCGACCACCGGGCCCCCTCCCGCAGCCTGAAAATTACCGTCAGGCCGTTGTTGCGCACCTCCCAGGACCTGGCCAGCCGGCCCTCAGGAGCCTGGGTGTACGGATCATAGGCGGTCAGGTAGGGCAGGAAGAGCGCGATTATATCGGTAGAAGAGGTCTCACGGGCCACAAAGGGGTTCCAGGTGCGGGGGTCAGAGATGGCGGTCACGCGGTAGGCCCCGCCTGGGCGGCCTATCTCGGTACCCCTAAAGACCTTGGGCTGGGCGAGAGCCGCCCCAACCAGAGCCAGCATACCTAAGACCAAGACTCGTTTCATCGGCTAAGCCTCCTGGGATTCGATGAAGAGAACCACCCTCGCCTTCGCAAGGTAAGCAGCGAGTATGGACTTGGTACAAGGCTATCCAGCCCCATCGGCGCTGTCAAGGCCCTGAAGGGAGGGAAAGAAGCAGCATATAGGCTAGGTCCATCCACCCTTTGGTGGATGGACCCGAGAGAAAAAGGGCTAGCGCTCGAAGTAACGGAAAGAAAAGGCCAGCAAAGCGAAGATTACCCCGAGAATTATCGTGATGCGGTAGAGGCCCCCCGTTACCCCCCGGGTGCTGAAGAGGTCGGTCGAGCCGCCAAACATATCGCCAGCCCCCTGGCGGGGCTCCTGCGAGAGCACCAGGTAGACCAGAAAGCCCGCCACAAGGATGTACAGGAAGACCAAGAGGTTGTGCAAAAAGTCCACGGTCGCCTCCAGCCTGTTGGTGCCGGGAGTGGGACTCGAACCCACATGGCTGCTAACCGCCCGATTTTGAGTCGGGTGCGTCTACCGATTCCGCCATCCCGGCGCACCGGCCTGTATAACTATAGTACCCCGTGGGCGTCTCCGCAACCCGCGGCTAAAGCCCCGCTCAAAACGAGGGTTAACCCCCCCTGAAGGGCTTCTCATCCCTTCCAAAAGGGCTACCCTAGCCTGAGGAAGAGGAGGCCAGATGATGCGCAAATTTCCCGTCTTAGGACTGATGCTCTTGGGCCCCGCGCTGGCCGCGCCGGTGCTGAGCCCCCAGCAGATCATCGTGAACCCGGTGCCCACCGACCTGCAGGTGCGGGTTTGGGTGGACAAGGACCCGGCCAAGACCGGCAACCCGGTCTACCAGATCGGCGAGCGCATCCGGGTCTCGGTGCAGGTCAACCAGGATGCCTACGTCTACATCTTCAGCATACGCTCAACAGGGGAGATCAGCCTGATCCTGCCCAACGCCTTCGACGGCAACAACTACCTGCGGGCCGGGGAGACCCGGGTCTTCCCCCCGGCCAGCGGGGCGCGCTACGCTCTCGAGGTGGCCGGCCCAGAGGGGCAGGACCGGGTGCTGGCCATCGCCAGCCGCCAGCCCCTTTCCCTGGCCCAGATCGCCGATATTCAGAGCGGGCGGGTGAACCTGCAGGGCGCCGACAACCTGGCCCGGGCCCTCTCGATCGTGGTCACCCCCTTGCCCGAGCGGGACTGGGTGAGCGACATAGCCTTCTTCATCGTAGGCCGACCTGCCGTGACACCGGTACAACCGGTCCAGCCCGCTACCGGCACCCTGAGCGTGAATTCCAACCCTCAAGGCGCCCAGGTGCTGGTGGAAGGGCGGGTGGTGGGCACCACCCCGTTGAGCCTGGTCCTGC
Proteins encoded in this region:
- the secG gene encoding preprotein translocase subunit SecG, whose translation is MDFLHNLLVFLYILVAGFLVYLVLSQEPRQGAGDMFGGSTDLFSTRGVTGGLYRITIILGVIFALLAFSFRYFER
- a CDS encoding PEGA domain-containing protein, which translates into the protein MMRKFPVLGLMLLGPALAAPVLSPQQIIVNPVPTDLQVRVWVDKDPAKTGNPVYQIGERIRVSVQVNQDAYVYIFSIRSTGEISLILPNAFDGNNYLRAGETRVFPPASGARYALEVAGPEGQDRVLAIASRQPLSLAQIADIQSGRVNLQGADNLARALSIVVTPLPERDWVSDIAFFIVGRPAVTPVQPVQPATGTLSVNSNPQGAQVLVEGRVVGTTPLSLVLRPGRVEVELRLAGYQIFRSAVQIRPGETTAINANLVPVVQNGVLQVSSTPQGAQVLLNGRVVGNSPLNLTVAPGSYELELRLAGYQSFRTTVAVGSGQTVPVNVSLLPLRGSLEVFTNVEARIFLDGREVGQTQGGFLRIEGLDPGSLQVVALAPGYRVEARDVRVEPGRSQQVRLSLNRAR
- a CDS encoding ABC transporter permease yields the protein MFDYVLRRLLQLVPTFFGATLLAFLVIQLAPGDFVTRLELDPTQDRESIARLRQQLGLDQPLPVQYAKWLSGILQGYLGLSLSYKTDVWNVIGPRILNSMVLVVLATLMIYLIAIPIGVYSAIYKYTWPDRIFTVLAFLGLAIPNFFFGLIMLFLAVWLNDLTDMRLLPIGGMTNEFLHLGNMTRAAQVLFPFALLGALVYGGLFWWRARRRQAATFGIWLGLVLFGMSALLLLAPLLQGPSLPERLPYTESPLWARVTNVLWHAFPVVIVVGTSGLAGLMRVMRGQMLDVLSQDYIRTARAKGLSERVVIYKHALRNAVIPFIAGIGGLLPGLIGGAGLVEVVMAWPGITPALLEAISAIDVYVIMGLITITTVLLMIGNLLSDLLLAWVDPRIRYS
- a CDS encoding ABC transporter substrate-binding protein — its product is MLALVGAALAQPKVFRGTEIGRPGGAYRVTAISDPRTWNPFVARETSSTDIIALFLPYLTAYDPYTQAPEGRLARSWEVRNNGLTVIFRLREGARWSDGQPITADDVIFSATVHADPQVNSNSRSSFILDGQPIRWTKVDQYTVRADFPKPYAPALIQGWYIVPRHIFEPAYRAGVQRLQTLWNLDTPPAQIVSGGPFRLESYVKGERVVLVRNPNYWGVDERNNPVAYLERYTVQIVPDLNAQLARFLAGDADTFAAANADQVAQVLERIRAGRLRAEIFPNVDVTLGTNFIVFNWNNKDPFKANLFRQVKFRRAMAHLMDKKSMIEVALGGLGQPQWSPISIPNKAFFTDDVPKYEFNPQRAQQLLAELGFRTRNRDGWLVNSEGRVLEFNLFTNQGNTVRERIAQIFRDEARKIGVKVEYRPIDFNELVRQLTSPAADGTREFDAILIGLTGGIEPAFSRNVWELDGSLHMWNLGVGGKRPANVEPFEVLIDNLMRRGATTLDQAQRRQIYVQFQRVVAENLPIIYTVAPAYNPARLTRLGGMFPREQINSIVGQAPYIETVFAKE